A single window of Vigna unguiculata cultivar IT97K-499-35 chromosome 1, ASM411807v1, whole genome shotgun sequence DNA harbors:
- the LOC114169614 gene encoding glutathione S-transferase 3-like, with protein MADEVVLLDTWASMFGMRIRIALAEKGVKYEYKEEDLRNKSPLLLQMNPVHKKIPVLIHNGKPICESAIILQYIDEVWNHNPQLMPSDPYERAQARFWIDYIDKKVYDTWRKMWLSSGEEHETWKKEFISIFKQLEETLGDKPFFGGDMFGFVDVDLIPFYSWFYTYETYGNFKMDTECPKLVAWAKRCMEREAVSKTLPDEKKVYAVIDGIKKALFSK; from the exons ATGGCGGACGAGGTTGTTCTGTTGGATACATGGGCCAGCATGTTTGGGATGCGGATTAGAATTGCATTGGCAGAAAAGGGTGTTAAGTACGAATACAAGGAAGAGGATCTCAGAAACAAGAGCCCTTTGCTTCTGCAGATGAACCCTGTTCACAAGAAGATTCCAGTTCTGATCCATAATGGAAAACCCATTTGTGAATCTGCAATAATACTGCAGTATATCGATGAGGTATGGAATCACAACCCTCAACTCATGCCCTCTGACCCTTATGAGAGGGCTCAAGCCAGATTCTGGATCGATTACATTGACAAAAAG GTGTATGATACATGGAGGAAAATGTGGCTTTCCAGTGGAGAGGAGCATGAGACATGGAAAAAGGAGTTTATCTCTATCTTTAAGCAACTAGAAGAAACACTTGGAGACAAACCTTTTTTTGGGGGCGACATGTTTGGCTTTGTTGATGTTGATCTGATCCCCTTTTATAGTTGGTTCTATACGTATGAGACATATGGTAACTTCAAAATGGACACAGAATGTCCTAAACTCGTTGCTTGGGCCAAGAGATGCATGGAGAGAGAGGCCGTATCCAAAACACTTCCTGATGAAAAGAAGGTGTATGCTGTTATTGATGGAATAAAGAAAGcacttttttcaaaatag